From Microcystis aeruginosa NIES-2549, a single genomic window includes:
- a CDS encoding HigA family addiction module antitoxin, giving the protein MVRIPTHRRPTHPGQMLKEEFLQPMGITQRQLADAIGVPYRQINEIVNGRRGITPSTALRLAKYLQVSPDFWLNLQIRLDLFDIKQKESEQIEKILPSPTTVITREGGS; this is encoded by the coding sequence ATGGTTCGCATACCTACCCATAGAAGACCCACCCATCCGGGCCAGATGCTGAAAGAGGAATTTTTGCAGCCGATGGGAATCACACAACGTCAACTTGCCGACGCAATCGGAGTTCCCTACCGACAAATTAACGAAATCGTCAACGGTCGTCGGGGGATTACCCCTAGCACCGCTTTAAGACTAGCTAAATACTTGCAAGTCTCTCCTGATTTTTGGTTAAATCTTCAAATCCGATTGGATTTGTTTGACATTAAACAAAAAGAGAGCGAGCAAATTGAAAAAATTCTTCCGTCCCCTACAACAGTAATTACGAGGGAGGGAGGGAGTTAA
- a CDS encoding type II toxin-antitoxin system RelE/ParE family toxin — protein sequence MILSFRNTATEDIFNGEDTKKARKVCPRNLWNVARRKLDLVDSATSLDDLRVPPNNRLEVLVGDRQGQYSIRINDQYRICFIWTVNGAKMVEIVDYHSS from the coding sequence ATGATCCTCTCGTTCAGGAATACAGCTACTGAAGATATTTTCAACGGTGAGGATACAAAAAAAGCGCGGAAAGTCTGTCCTAGAAATTTATGGAACGTGGCCCGGCGAAAACTCGATTTAGTCGATTCGGCGACCTCCCTAGATGACCTCCGCGTTCCACCTAATAATCGTTTAGAGGTTTTAGTCGGTGATCGGCAAGGTCAGTATAGTATCCGAATCAATGATCAGTACCGTATCTGTTTTATCTGGACTGTAAACGGGGCAAAAATGGTTGAAATCGTTGATTATCATTCCAGTTAA
- a CDS encoding heavy metal translocating P-type ATPase: MIQSISSSWLSEYSSAVAAGICAILVFFGWLCLHLNLIGPAFILLAIAYLVGGYESTQAGLTTLWEEKELDVDLLMIVAALGAAILGLWDSNYYLIIDGAVLILIFAISGALEQIAMAKTDRNIRSLMAMTPDTARLITGDREKEVPIKQLRIGDTVLVKPGELIPIDGIIMEGNSPINQAPITGESLPVDKTIGEEVFAGTLNGAGVLRLKVETPPESRLIERVIRLVEKAQNESPPSQEFIEGFERGYAKIIVILGLIFGILPPFLWGWTWETTIYRALIFLVVASPCALMASIMPALLSGIANGAKQGILFKNGARLEMIGRIRAIAFDKTGTLTLGKLQVVEIIPIHAVSENEVLAVAAALESCSEHPIGSAITATARERGINFFSANQVQAVSGRGITGKIADKSVSVGNFAYIRDHITDLDQNILAMRERLQKEGKTLVWVVQENQILGAIAVADTLRESAVNLVKQLKKIGIEHIVLITGDNQQSADQVAEKLGIEEVYADLLPEDKLSVIQNLQEKYHTVAMVGDGINDAPALAMANVGIAMGKAGSDVALETADIILMSDNLAKIPSAINLGRRANRIVKQNITFALAFIGILLIANFAGDITLPLGVIGHEGSTVLVTLSGLRLFK, translated from the coding sequence ATGATTCAGAGTATCTCGTCCTCTTGGTTGTCTGAGTATTCCTCGGCAGTTGCCGCAGGAATTTGCGCTATTTTAGTCTTTTTTGGTTGGTTATGCCTACACCTTAATCTGATCGGCCCGGCTTTTATCCTACTAGCGATCGCATATCTGGTGGGAGGATACGAGAGTACCCAAGCAGGATTGACGACTTTATGGGAGGAAAAAGAACTGGATGTGGACCTGTTAATGATTGTAGCGGCCTTGGGGGCGGCGATTTTGGGACTCTGGGATAGTAATTACTATCTCATCATCGATGGAGCCGTTTTAATCCTGATTTTCGCCATTAGTGGTGCATTAGAACAGATTGCCATGGCAAAAACCGATCGCAATATTCGTTCTCTCATGGCGATGACTCCCGATACTGCTAGATTAATCACGGGAGATAGGGAAAAAGAGGTTCCTATCAAGCAATTACGGATAGGTGACACAGTTTTGGTCAAACCGGGTGAATTAATCCCCATTGACGGCATTATTATGGAGGGAAACAGTCCCATCAATCAAGCGCCAATTACCGGAGAATCCCTTCCCGTGGATAAAACCATCGGTGAAGAAGTCTTTGCGGGAACTCTCAACGGTGCGGGAGTGCTACGTTTAAAGGTGGAAACTCCCCCCGAAAGTCGCTTAATTGAGAGGGTGATTCGTTTGGTAGAAAAAGCACAAAATGAATCCCCTCCCTCCCAAGAGTTTATCGAAGGTTTCGAGCGGGGTTATGCGAAAATTATCGTGATTTTGGGCTTAATTTTCGGGATTTTACCGCCTTTTCTCTGGGGTTGGACCTGGGAAACTACTATCTATCGGGCCTTAATTTTTCTTGTGGTGGCCTCTCCCTGTGCTTTAATGGCCTCAATTATGCCAGCTTTGTTATCGGGTATCGCTAACGGCGCAAAACAGGGGATTTTATTCAAAAATGGCGCAAGATTGGAGATGATCGGCCGCATACGAGCGATCGCTTTTGATAAAACCGGCACTCTCACCCTTGGTAAGTTGCAAGTGGTGGAAATTATCCCTATCCATGCAGTCAGTGAAAATGAGGTGTTAGCGGTGGCTGCAGCCCTAGAATCCTGTTCGGAACATCCCATCGGATCCGCTATTACCGCCACAGCCAGGGAACGTGGTATAAATTTCTTCAGTGCTAATCAGGTGCAAGCGGTATCGGGACGGGGTATCACGGGAAAAATTGCCGATAAGTCGGTATCTGTGGGCAATTTTGCCTATATTCGTGACCATATTACTGATCTTGACCAGAATATTCTAGCTATGCGCGAACGTTTACAAAAAGAAGGCAAAACCCTGGTATGGGTAGTACAAGAGAATCAGATACTTGGTGCGATCGCTGTGGCCGATACCCTGCGGGAATCGGCAGTTAATCTGGTGAAGCAGCTAAAAAAGATCGGTATCGAACATATCGTTTTAATTACGGGTGATAATCAACAAAGTGCCGATCAAGTCGCTGAAAAACTCGGTATTGAGGAAGTTTACGCTGATTTACTGCCAGAAGATAAGTTAAGCGTTATCCAAAATCTGCAAGAAAAATATCACACTGTCGCTATGGTGGGGGATGGCATTAATGACGCGCCCGCTTTAGCTATGGCTAATGTGGGGATTGCCATGGGAAAAGCTGGTAGTGATGTGGCCTTGGAAACGGCCGATATTATCCTTATGTCCGATAATTTAGCCAAAATTCCCAGCGCGATTAACCTTGGTCGTCGTGCCAATCGCATCGTTAAACAGAATATCACTTTCGCCCTCGCGTTTATCGGCATATTGCTAATAGCCAATTTTGCCGGTGATATAACTTTACCTCTGGGTGTTATCGGTCATGAAGGATCGACGGTATTAGTGACTCTAAGCGGTTTAAGATTGTTCAAATAG
- a CDS encoding type II toxin-antitoxin system HicB family antitoxin, which produces MKLTVTLDRDEDGVWVVECPSIPGCVSQGQTRAEALENIRDAIIACLEVRAERGLPLTIETCQVEVMA; this is translated from the coding sequence ATGAAGTTGACTGTAACACTTGACCGTGACGAGGATGGGGTTTGGGTTGTAGAATGCCCCAGTATTCCGGGTTGTGTCAGCCAAGGTCAAACGAGAGCAGAAGCTCTAGAAAATATCAGAGATGCGATTATCGCTTGCCTTGAAGTTCGTGCAGAACGTGGACTACCGCTCACGATTGAAACTTGTCAAGTAGAGGTAATGGCCTAA
- a CDS encoding type II toxin-antitoxin system HicA family toxin yields MSSALPVLSGREVVRIFETFGWQVARQSGSHIIMVKEGEQVTLSVPDHREVAKGTLRSLIRTAGITLQEFVSGMR; encoded by the coding sequence ATGTCCTCTGCTCTTCCTGTTCTCAGCGGACGTGAAGTAGTCCGAATATTTGAAACCTTTGGCTGGCAAGTTGCGCGTCAAAGTGGAAGCCATATCATTATGGTTAAGGAGGGTGAACAGGTAACACTCTCTGTTCCTGATCATCGTGAAGTGGCTAAAGGTACGCTTCGTAGTCTTATTCGTACTGCTGGAATTACTTTACAAGAATTTGTTTCTGGCATGAGATGA
- the hisS gene encoding histidine--tRNA ligase, whose amino-acid sequence MGEIQAIRGTKDILPAEIGYWQWLEETASRILGTALYQEIRTPIFEQTQLFERGIGEATDVVGKEMYTFFDRGQRSLTLRPEGTAGVVRAYIEHKLQAAGGVQRLWYKGPMFRYERPQAGRQRQFHQIGVELLGTDDPRADVEVITLASEILKAVGLENLKLDLNSLGNAQDRQNYRQALLDYLTPYKADLDADSQQRLEKNPLRILDSKDEKTKIICENAPSILEHLGSDSQKHFERVQSLLTDLGVIYNLNPCLVRGLDYYTHTAFEIQSDDLGAQATVCGGGRYDGLIAQLGGPDTPAVGWAIGLERLIILLQQKQSLSFLVPDFYLVSKGEKAEARSVVLAQQLRGLGFSVELDLSGSAFGKQFKRADRAKAVGCIILGDAEAENGTVQLKWMATQEQISLTQADLLTQARELKAQISRHKS is encoded by the coding sequence ATGGGCGAAATCCAGGCAATCCGAGGCACAAAAGATATTTTACCGGCGGAGATCGGTTACTGGCAGTGGTTAGAGGAAACTGCCAGCAGAATTTTAGGGACTGCGCTGTATCAAGAGATACGAACTCCCATTTTTGAACAGACGCAACTTTTTGAACGGGGTATCGGGGAAGCGACGGACGTGGTGGGTAAAGAAATGTACACTTTCTTTGATCGCGGTCAACGTTCCCTGACTTTGCGACCGGAGGGAACGGCTGGGGTCGTTCGCGCCTACATTGAACACAAATTACAGGCCGCCGGAGGAGTACAAAGACTCTGGTATAAGGGGCCGATGTTTCGTTATGAACGTCCGCAAGCGGGTAGGCAGCGACAGTTTCATCAAATTGGGGTCGAATTGTTGGGAACTGATGACCCTAGGGCGGATGTGGAAGTAATTACCCTTGCCAGCGAGATATTAAAAGCTGTGGGGCTAGAAAACCTAAAATTAGACCTTAATTCCCTGGGAAATGCCCAAGATAGGCAAAATTATCGTCAGGCCCTGCTAGATTATTTGACTCCCTACAAAGCTGATTTAGACGCGGATTCTCAACAGAGATTAGAAAAAAATCCCCTGCGAATTTTGGATAGTAAGGACGAGAAAACCAAGATTATCTGTGAGAATGCCCCCAGTATTCTTGAGCATCTCGGCAGTGATTCTCAAAAGCATTTTGAACGGGTGCAATCTTTACTAACTGATTTGGGAGTTATCTATAATCTTAATCCCTGTTTAGTGCGAGGATTGGACTATTACACCCATACGGCCTTTGAAATTCAGTCCGATGATTTAGGCGCTCAAGCCACGGTTTGCGGTGGTGGTCGTTATGATGGTTTAATAGCTCAATTAGGCGGTCCAGACACGCCAGCAGTGGGTTGGGCGATCGGTTTAGAACGTCTGATTATATTATTACAACAAAAGCAATCTTTATCTTTTTTGGTTCCCGATTTTTATCTCGTCTCCAAAGGAGAAAAAGCTGAGGCCCGCAGTGTGGTGTTAGCGCAACAATTACGCGGATTGGGGTTTAGCGTTGAGTTAGACTTAAGCGGCAGCGCTTTCGGAAAACAATTTAAACGGGCCGATCGAGCTAAGGCCGTGGGCTGTATAATTTTGGGGGATGCTGAGGCTGAAAATGGCACGGTACAACTGAAATGGATGGCCACCCAAGAACAAATTAGTCTAACCCAAGCGGATTTATTGACACAAGCAAGGGAATTAAAAGCGCAAATCTCCCGGCACAAATCCTAA